The Penaeus chinensis breed Huanghai No. 1 chromosome 29, ASM1920278v2, whole genome shotgun sequence genome window below encodes:
- the LOC125040830 gene encoding uncharacterized protein LOC125040830, with product MMTKILLVALVSVACAASVEKREGPVAQARDTSSSYAAPAPAPSYDGGSQGNLYYYYYPVQEYGETGAASGDFDIFTAIILPLLILGGLLLLLSSLTFTLTTGRALSTETQEPALMDQLHDEIERVFYIYLNAFESEQCLQRTICEMGAYSKELKGKDFVLGLMEPLVPEGMKGNLAIFKKAAESGYETGKCKKFRCLAPKLL from the exons ATGATGACCAAGATCCTGCTCGTGGCTTTGGTGAGCGTGGCCTGCGCCGCCTCCGTCGAGAAGCGCGAGGGCCCCGTGGCCCAGGCCCGCGACACGTCCTCCTCCTacgccgcccccgcccccgccccctcatACGACGGCGGCTCGCAGGGCaatctctactactactactaccccgtCCAGGAGTACGGCGAGACCGGCGCTGCCTCCGGCGACTTCGACATCTTCACTGCCATCATCCTGCCCCTGCTGATCCTCGGCGGTCTGCTCCTGCTTCtgtcctccctcaccttcaccctcaccaccGGAAGGGCCCTCAGCACCGAGACCCAGGAGCCCGCCCTCATGGACCAGCTCCACGACGAGATTGAGCGCGTCTTCTACATCTACCTCAACGCCTTCGAGAGCGAGCAGTGCCTCCAGAGGACCATCTGCGAGATGGGCGCCTACTCCAAGGAGCTCAAGGGCAAGGACTTCGTCCTCGG CCTGATGGAGCCCCTGGTCCCTGAGGGCATGAAGGGCAACCTCGCCATCTTCAAGAAGGCCGCCGAATCCGGCTACGAGACTGGCAAGTGCAAGAAGTTCAGGTGCCTCGCCCCCAAGCTTCTCTAA